A window of Candidatus Omnitrophota bacterium genomic DNA:
GTCCCAGGTCTTGGGCAAGGCAATATAGGGACAGGCTTCGGCCATGGGGGCTTCCGAGACTTTGTAACCATGCCCTTCAAGACACTGAATAAAGACCCGAAGCGCCGGGTCCTCCTGAGGAAAGCCGCGCAGGTAAATGCTGTCCCAGTCCGCGGATTTGCTCCAGTAATCCGCCGCGCCTTCGGCGACCAAGGTTTCGTAACCGGGGCGGGCCAGAAATCCCAAATGATCGCTCGCCACATTGGCCCCGTCCCCCACAAAGCGAATCTGCCGCACTCCGGGAACGCCGGAGAGTCGCCCTTGCTTGAGATAGAAAGGCACGGCGCCCACCCATTGATCCTGATCAATGAAAACCAAGAGGCGGAGATCTTCCGGCGTGCCAAAATGTTTCCACCAGTTGGAGATCCAGGCCCAGGACAAAAAGAAGCGGTTCGCCCCGGCCTCGGAGTGGAGAGCCTCCCACTGGGACTTGATGGAGTCCGTGAGATGGCTTATCACCTGGAGTTCGGGTTTGCGGGGTCTCTGAGTTTTTGAAGCGCGGTCCGCGCGCGTTTGCCAATCGCGAATCAGACCCAATGAAAAGAGTGCGGGATGAACCTGGGCGGTGGGCAGGCGCAAGAGGGCCGTGGGATCTGTGTTTGGGGTGTTGACCCCTTCCTCGGTTGTGAAAGCGAGTTGGTATCCGGATTCCAGGACCAGGAGCTGAGTCTCCGCATTAAAGTCGGCGGCTCTGCCGTTCGGATAGCAGAAACTCAGAGGGAACCGGCCGGTTGCCTTCTCCACAGCCCGGCCGGATTCGAAAATCTCCGCGCGGGCTTGGGCTTCGGGGACTTGGCTGAGAATGGGGTGCGTGACCGTGTGCGCGCCGATGGCCATGCCCTCGGATGCGAGAGCCTTCACATCCTCCCAATCCAGCATCGGGGCCTCAGAGTTTGCGTCCGGTTTTGGGATCAAACGTTGGCGCAGGGTGTTCATGGCCTTCTCGCGTTGGGCATTGGGCAGGGTTTTTAGATAGGACTTGAGCGCATCCCGGGCTTGGATCCGGTCCTCTGCGGAAGAAAGAACCAGATCCCACTCCTTATTGCCCAGAGTCAGATGGAGAAATTCGCTGGAGCAGTCCTTGATCAGGAGCGTGAGCTCCTCGGTCCAAAGGTATTTGCCGGTGCCGATGCAATCGGTGGCCAGAAAAACCAGCCCCGGGACCCGGTAGCGTTTGAGCACGGGCCAGGCCAGGGTCCGGGTGTCCTTAAATCCGTCGTCAAAGGTGACGAGGACG
This region includes:
- a CDS encoding GNAT family N-acetyltransferase, with the translated sequence MNPSKLKASAAAGLERAGAASLLRTWIQGQKPQHLAVLMYHRLFEKADPYFPGTHVRDFEMQIRHLAEHWHPVSEAEVSAHYIEGKPLPKGAVLVTFDDGFKDTRTLAWPVLKRYRVPGLVFLATDCIGTGKYLWTEELTLLIKDCSSEFLHLTLGNKEWDLVLSSAEDRIQARDALKSYLKTLPNAQREKAMNTLRQRLIPKPDANSEAPMLDWEDVKALASEGMAIGAHTVTHPILSQVPEAQARAEIFESGRAVEKATGRFPLSFCYPNGRAADFNAETQLLVLESGYQLAFTTEEGVNTPNTDPTALLRLPTAQVHPALFSLGLIRDWQTRADRASKTQRPRKPELQVISHLTDSIKSQWEALHSEAGANRFFLSWAWISNWWKHFGTPEDLRLLVFIDQDQWVGAVPFYLKQGRLSGVPGVRQIRFVGDGANVASDHLGFLARPGYETLVAEGAADYWSKSADWDSIYLRGFPQEDPALRVFIQCLEGHGYKVSEAPMAEACPYIALPKTWDEYLGSLSDNMKRNVKRRRRKIEREHKIQSLSFESPAQVEEGMQALRVLHAQSKTLQGIPSKFEDPAYAGFHLDLARELSRTGKLYLSALAVDGKPAAIQYGFKTGKQLCAYQTGFDPEYRQLGVFQIHFGNLIEEAITGGLEEIDLLRGDESYKYDWTQTERRNAELRVHNRTLRGRLSGLANRFVKRRKGES